A window of Pseudomonas mucidolens contains these coding sequences:
- a CDS encoding DUF3426 domain-containing protein, producing MTDSFVTQCPHCQTRFRVNHAQLNVARGVVRCGSCLQVFSAARQLLEQRAQASEAPVQEAPAADAPPRAISQQQWNAEVLDLDNLDLDEELARLERREIKHAQPQDADRRQPGAERRQKDEVLSASRDTAKAEEQRWAASLFSDQPDEPAEPFDAADDGPELAPVPPGKPKRTEPSMSFDSLEPDDEPPFHAHSHDDDVDPPAPAISAEPDAPQAEPEEPQPARKRPRATTSAHDEMLQGLEDDPLHLYTGKRPASLGRRLLWLTLVLLAAAALGGQYIAYQFDELARQDNYRSWFQELCPTLGCTVPSRVDVAHIKSSNLVVRSHPEFAGALVVDAIIYNRATFSQPFPLLELRFADLNGRMIASRRFKPAEYLSGELAGQTEMPSQTPIHIALDILDPGNRAVNYSLSFHSPE from the coding sequence TGCGGCTCCTGCCTACAAGTATTCAGTGCGGCCCGACAGCTGCTGGAGCAGCGCGCCCAGGCGTCCGAGGCCCCGGTCCAGGAAGCGCCAGCCGCCGACGCGCCACCGCGAGCCATCAGCCAACAGCAATGGAACGCCGAAGTGCTCGACCTGGACAATCTGGATCTGGATGAGGAACTGGCCAGGCTGGAACGCCGGGAGATTAAACACGCTCAGCCCCAGGACGCCGACCGGCGTCAGCCTGGTGCTGAGCGCCGGCAAAAGGACGAGGTGCTCAGCGCCAGCCGCGATACGGCCAAGGCAGAAGAACAACGGTGGGCGGCCAGCCTGTTCAGCGACCAGCCTGACGAACCGGCCGAGCCCTTTGACGCAGCCGACGATGGACCTGAGTTGGCGCCGGTGCCCCCGGGAAAACCAAAGCGCACCGAACCGTCGATGTCATTTGACAGCCTTGAACCGGACGATGAGCCGCCGTTCCATGCCCACTCCCACGATGACGACGTCGACCCGCCCGCCCCAGCCATCAGCGCCGAGCCCGACGCGCCGCAGGCTGAGCCGGAGGAGCCACAACCGGCCCGCAAGCGACCTCGCGCCACGACCAGCGCCCATGACGAAATGCTGCAAGGCCTGGAAGACGACCCGCTGCACCTTTACACCGGCAAGCGCCCCGCCAGCCTCGGTCGCCGTTTGCTCTGGCTGACACTGGTGTTGCTGGCGGCGGCGGCGCTGGGCGGCCAATACATTGCCTACCAGTTCGACGAACTGGCGCGCCAGGACAACTACCGCTCCTGGTTCCAGGAGCTGTGCCCGACACTGGGCTGCACGGTGCCTTCGCGGGTCGATGTGGCGCATATCAAGAGCAGCAATCTGGTGGTGCGCAGCCATCCGGAGTTCGCCGGCGCCTTGGTAGTGGACGCGATCATCTATAACCGAGCGACCTTTTCCCAACCTTTCCCGCTGCTGGAACTACGCTTCGCGGACCTCAATGGCCGGATGATTGCCAGCCGGCGCTTCAAACCCGCCGAATACCTTAGCGGAGAGCTGGCAGGACAGACCGAGATGCCGTCCCAGACGCCGATTCACATCGCACTGGACATTCTCGACCCGGGTAACAGGGCGGTGAACTACAGCCTGAGCTTCCACTCTCCGGAGTGA
- the dusB gene encoding tRNA dihydrouridine synthase DusB: MSAVRIGPYTLHNGLILAPMAGVTDQPFRQLCKRLGAGLVVSEMVTSDMSLWNTRKSRMRMIHSGDPEPRSVQIAGGDAQMLADAARANVELGAQIIDINMGCPAKKVCNKAAGSALLKDEQLVNEILQAVVAAVDVPVTLKIRTGWDRENKNGLTVAKIAEQAGITALAVHGRTRADLYTGEAEYDTIAAIKQAVSIPVFANGDIDSAEKARRVLHATGADGLLIGRAAQGRPWIFREIEHFLRTGDLLPAPELSEVERILLEHLAALHAFYGDVMGVRIARKHVGWYLATLPGAKEFRAHFNRLDDTEAQCANVREFFCERYKSQGVAA, from the coding sequence ATGTCGGCGGTACGCATCGGCCCATATACATTACACAATGGCTTGATCCTCGCCCCGATGGCGGGCGTCACCGACCAGCCCTTTCGTCAGCTGTGCAAACGTTTGGGTGCAGGGCTTGTCGTCTCGGAAATGGTCACCAGCGACATGAGTTTGTGGAACACCCGCAAGTCGCGGATGCGTATGATCCACTCAGGTGATCCCGAGCCCCGCTCGGTACAGATCGCCGGTGGCGACGCGCAAATGCTGGCGGACGCGGCCCGCGCCAACGTCGAGCTGGGGGCGCAGATTATTGATATCAACATGGGTTGCCCGGCAAAAAAGGTCTGCAACAAGGCCGCCGGTTCCGCCCTGTTGAAGGATGAGCAGTTGGTGAACGAGATCCTGCAGGCCGTTGTCGCTGCAGTCGATGTGCCGGTCACCCTGAAGATCCGCACCGGTTGGGACCGGGAGAACAAGAATGGCCTGACGGTGGCGAAGATCGCCGAACAGGCGGGCATTACAGCACTGGCGGTGCATGGCCGCACCCGCGCCGATCTTTATACCGGTGAAGCCGAGTACGACACGATTGCCGCGATCAAGCAGGCGGTGTCGATTCCGGTCTTCGCCAATGGCGACATCGATTCTGCCGAGAAAGCCCGGCGCGTACTGCACGCGACCGGTGCCGATGGCTTGTTGATTGGCCGGGCTGCCCAGGGGCGGCCGTGGATTTTTCGTGAGATCGAGCATTTTCTGCGTACCGGCGACCTGCTGCCGGCACCGGAGCTGAGCGAGGTGGAACGTATTCTGCTTGAGCATCTGGCCGCACTGCACGCCTTCTATGGAGACGTGATGGGAGTACGTATTGCTCGCAAACATGTCGGCTGGTATCTCGCAACCTTGCCGGGCGCCAAGGAGTTTCGCGCCCACTTCAATCGTTTGGATGATACGGAAGCACAGTGCGCCAACGTTCGTGAGTTCTTCTGCGAGCGTTATAAGAGCCAAGGGGTGGCCGCATGA
- the fis gene encoding DNA-binding transcriptional regulator Fis — translation MTMMTETLVSGTAPVSDNVNLKQHLNTPSEEGQTLRGSVEKALHNYFAHLEGASVTDVYNLVLSEVEAPLLESVMNYVKGNQTKASELLGLNRGTLRKKLKQYDLL, via the coding sequence ATGACGATGATGACCGAGACTTTAGTGAGTGGAACAGCACCCGTGAGCGACAACGTCAATTTGAAACAGCACCTCAACACGCCGAGCGAAGAAGGCCAGACCCTTCGCGGGAGTGTCGAAAAGGCGCTGCACAATTATTTCGCCCACCTTGAGGGCGCTTCCGTCACGGACGTGTACAACCTGGTGCTATCCGAAGTCGAGGCGCCGTTGCTCGAAAGCGTGATGAACTACGTCAAGGGCAACCAGACCAAGGCCAGCGAGCTACTCGGGCTCAACCGTGGCACGCTGCGCAAGAAACTCAAGCAGTACGATTTGCTGTAA
- the purH gene encoding bifunctional phosphoribosylaminoimidazolecarboxamide formyltransferase/IMP cyclohydrolase, with protein MTDQTTRLPIRRALISVSDKTGILEFARELEALGVEILSTGGTFKLLQDNGVAAVEVADYTGFAEMMDGRVKTLHPKIHGGILGRRGIDDAIMSEHGIKPIDLVAVNLYPFEATISKPGCDLPTAIENIDIGGPTMVRSAAKNHKDVAIVVNASDYGQVLESLKAGGLTYAQRFDLMLKAFEHTAAYDGMIANYMGTVNQAADSLSTEGRSQFPRTFNSQFIKAQEMRYGENPHQSAAFYVEATPAEVGIATATQLQGKELSYNNVADTDAALECVKSFVKPACVIVKHANPCGVAVSPDAEGGIRQAYELAYATDTESAFGGIIAFNRELDAETAKAIVERQFVEVIIAPSVSAEARAIVAAKANVRLLACGEWSTERAAAWDYKRVNGGLLVQSRDIGMIGSSDLKVVTKRAPTEQEINDLIFAWKVAKYVKSNAIVYAKNRQTIGVGAGQMSRVNSARIAAIKAEHAGLQVQGSVMASDAFFPFRDGLDNAAKAGVTAVIQPGGSMRDAEVIAAADEAGIAMVFTGMRHFRH; from the coding sequence ATGACCGACCAGACTACCCGCCTGCCGATCCGCCGCGCCTTGATCAGTGTTTCCGACAAGACCGGGATCCTCGAATTTGCCCGGGAGCTGGAAGCCCTGGGCGTGGAAATCCTTTCCACCGGCGGGACCTTCAAATTGCTGCAGGACAACGGCGTGGCCGCAGTAGAAGTCGCGGATTACACCGGTTTCGCAGAAATGATGGACGGTCGGGTCAAGACCCTGCACCCGAAAATCCACGGCGGGATCCTCGGCCGTCGCGGTATCGACGACGCCATCATGAGCGAGCACGGCATCAAGCCGATCGACCTGGTGGCCGTCAACCTCTACCCGTTCGAGGCAACGATCTCCAAGCCTGGCTGCGATCTGCCAACCGCTATCGAAAATATCGATATCGGCGGCCCGACCATGGTTCGCTCGGCGGCCAAGAACCACAAGGACGTGGCCATCGTGGTCAACGCCAGTGACTACGGTCAAGTGCTGGAAAGCCTGAAAGCCGGTGGCCTGACCTATGCCCAGCGTTTCGACCTGATGCTCAAGGCCTTTGAACACACCGCCGCGTATGACGGCATGATCGCCAACTACATGGGCACCGTGAACCAGGCTGCCGACAGCCTGAGCACCGAAGGCCGCAGCCAGTTCCCACGCACCTTCAACAGCCAGTTCATCAAGGCCCAGGAAATGCGCTACGGCGAGAACCCGCACCAGAGCGCGGCGTTCTACGTGGAAGCGACGCCTGCCGAAGTCGGTATTGCCACCGCGACCCAACTGCAAGGCAAGGAACTGTCGTACAACAACGTGGCCGACACCGACGCTGCGCTGGAGTGCGTGAAGAGTTTCGTCAAGCCGGCCTGTGTGATCGTCAAGCACGCCAATCCGTGCGGCGTGGCCGTGAGCCCGGACGCCGAAGGCGGTATTCGCCAGGCCTATGAACTGGCCTACGCCACCGATACCGAATCGGCGTTTGGCGGCATCATTGCCTTCAACCGTGAACTGGATGCTGAAACGGCCAAGGCCATCGTCGAGCGTCAGTTCGTTGAGGTAATCATCGCCCCTTCCGTCAGCGCCGAGGCCCGCGCCATCGTGGCGGCCAAGGCTAACGTGCGCCTGCTGGCCTGCGGTGAGTGGTCCACTGAACGTGCCGCTGCCTGGGACTACAAGCGCGTCAATGGCGGCTTGCTGGTACAGAGCCGCGACATCGGCATGATCGGCAGCAGCGACCTCAAGGTCGTGACTAAACGTGCGCCGACCGAGCAGGAGATCAACGACCTGATCTTCGCCTGGAAAGTGGCCAAGTACGTCAAATCCAACGCTATCGTGTATGCCAAGAATCGCCAGACCATCGGGGTCGGAGCCGGCCAGATGAGCCGCGTGAACTCCGCGCGGATCGCTGCGATCAAGGCCGAACACGCGGGCCTGCAAGTCCAGGGATCGGTGATGGCATCGGACGCGTTCTTCCCGTTCCGCGACGGCCTCGACAATGCGGCCAAGGCTGGCGTCACCGCGGTGATCCAGCCAGGCGGTTCGATGCGTGACGCCGAGGTAATTGCCGCCGCCGACGAAGCCGGCATCGCCATGGTCTTTACCGGCATGCGCCATTTCCGCCACTAA
- the purD gene encoding phosphoribosylamine--glycine ligase produces MNVLIIGSGGREHALAWKVAQDPRVQKVFVAPGNAGTAIEAKCENVAIDVLALEQLADFAEKNVSLTIVGPEVPLVAGVVDLFRSRGLDCFGPTAGAAQLEGSKAFTKDFLARHKIPTADYQNFTEIEPALAYLREKGAPIVIKADGLAAGKGVIVAMTLGEAEEAVRDMLAGNTFGDAGSRVVIEEFLDGEEASFIVMVDGKNVLPMATSQDHKRVGDGDTGPNTGGMGAYSPAPVVTAEVHQRVMDLVIWPTVRGMADEGNVYTGFLYAGLMIDKAGNPKVIEFNCRFGDPETQPVMLRLQSSLVLLVEAALAQALDKVEAQWDPRPSVGIVLAAGGYPADYAKGEVIEGLDAAATLEGKVFHAGTALKDGKVVTAGGRVLCATAMGASVDAAQQQAYTLAAKIDWQGCFYRKDIGYRAIARERGENQ; encoded by the coding sequence ATGAATGTTTTGATCATTGGCAGCGGTGGCCGTGAACACGCCCTGGCCTGGAAAGTCGCCCAAGACCCACGCGTACAGAAAGTGTTCGTCGCCCCAGGCAACGCCGGCACCGCCATCGAAGCCAAGTGCGAAAACGTCGCCATCGACGTCCTGGCCCTGGAACAACTGGCCGATTTCGCCGAAAAGAACGTTTCCCTGACCATCGTCGGCCCTGAAGTGCCGCTGGTGGCCGGGGTCGTGGACCTGTTCCGCAGCCGTGGCCTGGATTGCTTCGGCCCCACGGCTGGCGCAGCCCAGCTGGAAGGTTCGAAAGCCTTTACCAAAGACTTCCTGGCTCGCCACAAGATCCCGACCGCCGACTATCAGAACTTCACCGAGATCGAGCCTGCGCTGGCTTACCTGCGTGAAAAAGGCGCACCGATCGTGATCAAGGCCGACGGCCTGGCCGCCGGTAAGGGCGTGATCGTCGCCATGACCCTTGGCGAAGCCGAGGAGGCCGTGCGCGACATGCTGGCCGGCAACACTTTCGGCGACGCCGGTTCCCGCGTGGTGATTGAAGAATTCCTCGACGGCGAAGAAGCCAGCTTCATTGTGATGGTCGACGGCAAGAACGTCCTGCCAATGGCCACCAGCCAGGACCACAAACGCGTCGGCGACGGCGATACGGGCCCCAATACCGGCGGCATGGGTGCGTATTCCCCAGCTCCGGTGGTGACTGCCGAGGTGCATCAGCGCGTCATGGATCTGGTGATCTGGCCGACCGTGCGTGGCATGGCCGACGAAGGCAACGTCTATACCGGCTTCCTGTACGCAGGCCTGATGATCGACAAAGCCGGCAACCCGAAAGTCATCGAGTTCAACTGCCGCTTTGGCGACCCGGAAACCCAGCCGGTGATGCTGCGCCTGCAATCGAGCCTGGTCCTGTTGGTGGAAGCCGCCCTGGCCCAAGCGCTGGATAAGGTCGAAGCCCAATGGGATCCACGCCCAAGCGTCGGGATCGTATTGGCGGCCGGCGGTTACCCTGCCGACTACGCCAAGGGCGAGGTGATTGAAGGTCTGGACGCCGCGGCTACACTGGAAGGCAAAGTGTTTCACGCTGGCACCGCGCTCAAGGATGGCAAGGTCGTAACCGCGGGTGGCCGCGTACTGTGCGCAACGGCCATGGGCGCGAGCGTCGATGCTGCCCAGCAGCAGGCATACACACTGGCGGCGAAAATCGATTGGCAGGGCTGCTTCTACCGTAAGGACATCGGCTACCGCGCCATTGCCCGCGAGCGAGGCGAAAATCAGTAG
- a CDS encoding MarC family protein produces the protein MLHVLFSVYLKMLVLYSPFFVLSCFISLTRGYSSKERRRLAWKVALATLVSSVLLYLFGRVIFSVFGITVDAFRIGAGSVLFISALAMAQGKSAVQTDNVQQDVTIVPLTIPLTVGPGTIGALLVMGVSQPHWDDKFLAILSIALASLTVGVVLYLSNRIERILGDQGLQIVSRLMGLFVCALAAQIIFTGVRGYLVP, from the coding sequence ATGCTCCACGTGTTATTCAGTGTTTATTTGAAGATGCTGGTGCTATACAGCCCCTTCTTCGTCCTGTCCTGTTTCATCAGCCTGACCCGTGGCTACTCCAGCAAGGAGCGGCGGCGCCTGGCCTGGAAAGTTGCCCTGGCCACCCTGGTGTCGAGCGTTTTGCTCTACCTGTTCGGACGAGTGATTTTCAGCGTATTCGGCATCACTGTGGATGCGTTCCGCATCGGCGCTGGCAGCGTGCTGTTCATTTCGGCCCTGGCCATGGCCCAGGGTAAATCGGCGGTACAGACCGACAATGTGCAACAGGACGTGACCATTGTCCCGCTGACCATTCCCCTGACCGTCGGTCCCGGCACCATTGGGGCACTGTTGGTGATGGGCGTCAGCCAACCCCATTGGGACGACAAGTTCCTCGCCATTTTGAGTATTGCCCTGGCCAGTCTAACGGTCGGCGTGGTGCTGTACCTGTCCAACCGTATCGAACGCATTCTCGGCGACCAGGGCTTGCAAATTGTCAGCCGTTTGATGGGCTTGTTTGTATGTGCGCTGGCGGCGCAGATTATCTTTACCGGGGTCCGCGGTTACCTGGTGCCATAA
- the cobJ gene encoding precorrin-3B C(17)-methyltransferase, which yields MRAPALVILGQGSLATARTIQQIYPDTLIHGLIGRVEGADQGYEEFGATLRELYRQGTPIIALCAAGIVIRTLAPLLLEKGEEPAVLAVAEDGSAVVPLLGGLGGVNRMAREIATALGTAAAITTSGELRFGTCLLNPPDGYQLADLALGKRFVSDLLAGERVRIEGAAPWLDQANLAQDPQARLTIHVGNAERVPAANELLIYPKNVWVTCRPGLGLATRIQEALQQAAIAQQSLACLLADEADMASEQLHAAAQALAVPLRFAALAGEQRADIVINSSLEPVDLSRIGRCRGRLAVIGLGPGAAELMVPAVKAELARCTDVLGYETYVRMAGPFRADQVQHCTDNREEMQRARHAFELAAQGRSVVVVSSGDPGVFAMAAAVLEALHESSDPAWQRVDLEILPGVSASLATAAQAGAPLGHDFCVMSLSDNLKPWSIIEKRLDLAAQADLVLAFYNPISRARPWQLGRALAIVAQHRTSATPVVLGRDIGRPGQTLRTTTLGQLTPDQVDMRTMVLIGSSTTCAFPRDGGGEWVYTPRWYGEKPSS from the coding sequence TTGAGGGCTCCCGCGCTTGTCATTCTGGGCCAGGGCAGCCTCGCCACTGCACGCACGATCCAACAGATCTACCCGGATACCTTGATCCACGGTTTGATCGGGCGGGTTGAAGGCGCTGATCAGGGCTATGAGGAATTCGGTGCCACGCTGCGCGAGTTGTACCGGCAGGGCACGCCCATCATCGCCCTGTGCGCTGCAGGCATTGTGATCCGTACGCTGGCGCCATTGCTGCTGGAAAAAGGTGAAGAACCGGCGGTGCTGGCGGTGGCCGAAGACGGCAGCGCGGTCGTGCCGTTGCTCGGAGGCCTGGGTGGGGTGAACCGGATGGCGCGTGAAATCGCCACGGCCTTGGGGACTGCCGCCGCCATTACCACCAGCGGCGAACTGCGTTTCGGCACCTGCCTGCTCAACCCGCCCGATGGTTATCAGTTGGCTGACCTGGCGTTGGGCAAGCGCTTCGTCTCGGACCTGTTGGCCGGTGAACGGGTACGTATCGAAGGTGCCGCGCCCTGGCTGGATCAGGCCAACTTGGCGCAGGACCCGCAGGCGCGCCTGACGATTCATGTGGGCAATGCCGAGCGCGTGCCGGCGGCCAATGAGTTGCTGATCTATCCGAAAAACGTGTGGGTGACGTGCCGTCCTGGCCTGGGGTTGGCGACGCGGATTCAGGAGGCTTTGCAGCAGGCGGCTATCGCGCAGCAATCCCTGGCGTGCCTGCTCGCGGATGAGGCCGATATGGCCAGTGAGCAACTGCATGCAGCCGCTCAGGCGTTGGCTGTTCCGCTGCGCTTTGCGGCGTTGGCGGGTGAGCAGCGTGCCGACATCGTGATCAACTCGTCGCTCGAGCCCGTGGATCTGTCGCGGATCGGTCGCTGCCGTGGCCGCCTTGCCGTCATTGGCCTCGGCCCTGGCGCTGCCGAGCTGATGGTGCCTGCGGTCAAGGCCGAACTGGCGCGTTGCACCGATGTGCTGGGCTACGAAACCTACGTACGCATGGCGGGGCCGTTTCGCGCTGATCAGGTCCAGCATTGCACTGACAATCGTGAGGAAATGCAGCGTGCCCGGCATGCCTTCGAGCTGGCCGCCCAAGGGCGCTCCGTGGTGGTGGTGTCGTCCGGTGATCCGGGGGTATTCGCGATGGCCGCGGCGGTACTCGAGGCATTGCACGAGTCCAGTGATCCGGCCTGGCAGCGCGTCGACCTGGAGATCCTGCCGGGCGTCTCGGCGTCCCTGGCCACGGCCGCCCAGGCGGGCGCGCCGCTGGGGCATGACTTCTGCGTGATGTCGCTGTCGGACAACCTCAAGCCCTGGTCGATCATCGAGAAACGCCTGGACCTGGCTGCCCAGGCCGACCTTGTGCTGGCGTTCTACAACCCGATCTCCCGTGCTCGCCCGTGGCAACTGGGCCGCGCCCTGGCGATCGTCGCGCAACACCGCACGAGCGCAACGCCGGTGGTGCTGGGACGGGACATCGGTCGTCCGGGCCAGACGCTGCGTACCACCACCTTGGGTCAGTTGACCCCGGACCAGGTGGATATGCGCACCATGGTGTTGATTGGTTCGTCCACCACCTGCGCCTTCCCACGGGACGGTGGCGGTGAGTGGGTGTACACCCCGCGTTGGTATGGTGAAAAACCATCGTCGTGA
- a CDS encoding precorrin-2 C(20)-methyltransferase, whose translation MMQARGRLIGLGVGPGDPELITLKALRLLRESPVVAYFVAKGKKGNAFGIIEAHLVPEQTLVPLVYPVTTEALPAPLSYEQVISDFYDGASVEVAAHLDAGRDVAVICEGDPFFYGSYMYLHDRLAERYDAQVIPGVCSMLGGASVLGAPLVYRNQSLSVLSGVLPHEELKRRLADADAAVIMKLGRNFTKVRQVLQELGLATRALYVERATMANQKIVPLEQVEPMSSPYFSLIIVPGERWQG comes from the coding sequence ATGATGCAGGCTCGTGGACGTTTGATTGGCCTGGGCGTCGGCCCCGGCGACCCCGAGTTGATTACGCTCAAGGCGCTGCGCTTGTTGCGCGAATCGCCGGTGGTGGCGTATTTCGTGGCCAAGGGCAAAAAGGGCAACGCATTCGGCATTATCGAAGCCCATTTGGTGCCCGAGCAGACGCTGGTGCCGCTGGTCTACCCGGTGACCACCGAAGCGCTGCCAGCGCCACTGTCTTACGAACAGGTGATCAGCGATTTCTACGACGGTGCCAGCGTCGAGGTGGCGGCGCATCTGGATGCCGGTCGTGACGTGGCGGTGATCTGTGAGGGCGACCCGTTCTTCTACGGTTCCTACATGTACCTGCATGACCGTCTGGCCGAACGCTACGACGCGCAAGTCATCCCTGGCGTGTGTTCGATGCTCGGCGGCGCCTCGGTACTGGGTGCGCCGCTGGTGTATCGCAATCAGAGCTTGTCGGTGCTGTCCGGGGTGTTGCCCCACGAGGAACTCAAGCGGCGCCTGGCGGATGCCGATGCGGCGGTGATCATGAAGCTGGGGCGCAACTTCACCAAGGTGCGTCAGGTATTGCAAGAGTTGGGACTGGCCACGCGTGCGCTGTATGTCGAGCGCGCCACCATGGCCAACCAGAAAATCGTGCCGCTGGAGCAGGTCGAGCCGATGTCCTCGCCGTATTTCTCGTTGATCATCGTTCCCGGTGAAAGGTGGCAAGGTTGA
- a CDS encoding precorrin-8X methylmutase, with product MIDYIRDGQEIYRNSFAIIRAEAKLDRIPADLEKLAVRVIHACGMVEAIDGLQFSEGAGKAGREALAAGAPILCDARMVSEGVTRTRLPANNPVICTLRDDSVPGLALELGNTRSAAALELWRPHLAGSVVVIGNAPTALFYLLEMLDAGAPKPALILGFPVGFVGAAESKAMLAADSRGVPFVVMQGRLGGSAMAAAAVNALATEIE from the coding sequence ATGATTGATTACATCCGCGACGGTCAGGAGATCTATCGCAACTCCTTTGCGATCATTCGTGCAGAGGCCAAGCTGGATCGGATCCCGGCCGACCTGGAAAAACTCGCGGTGCGGGTGATTCACGCCTGCGGCATGGTCGAGGCCATCGATGGCTTGCAGTTTTCCGAGGGTGCCGGCAAGGCCGGGCGTGAGGCGCTGGCCGCCGGTGCGCCGATCCTGTGCGATGCGCGGATGGTGTCCGAAGGGGTGACCCGTACGCGTCTGCCGGCCAACAACCCGGTGATCTGCACGCTGCGCGACGACAGCGTGCCGGGGCTCGCCCTGGAGCTGGGCAATACGCGTTCCGCTGCCGCCTTGGAACTCTGGCGTCCGCACCTGGCAGGCAGCGTGGTGGTGATCGGCAACGCGCCCACCGCGTTGTTCTATCTGCTGGAAATGCTCGATGCCGGGGCGCCAAAACCCGCGCTGATCCTGGGCTTCCCAGTGGGCTTTGTCGGTGCCGCCGAATCGAAGGCGATGCTCGCCGCTGACAGCCGTGGTGTGCCGTTCGTGGTCATGCAAGGCCGTCTGGGCGGCAGCGCCATGGCCGCCGCCGCCGTCAACGCGCTGGCTACGGAGATCGAATGA
- the cobG gene encoding precorrin-3B synthase translates to MSNTLRPSGCPGLLRIVQALDGGICRIKLVGGAIRAEQALAVADAAQRYAGGVIEATNRANLQIRGIGPEHDGLIAHLLAAGLGPTTAGGDDVRNLMLSPGAGIDRELLFDTRPLAEQLLATLQSRPRFHELSAKFAVQLDGGEALAMLEHHHDLWLSAYEAKGEVLLAFGLAGCPGHDQPLAAVSLAQGYELVVAVLELFIDLARPDQTRMRHLLAEMSVDNFIGRLHLSLLPVEGYRRRDNPATLRLGTYPQRRPHQFYVAALAPLGRLDSTMLQGAAHLAIEQGAGTLRFTPWQGLLLPDLTAQNAIRVTEGLARLGFLCSADQALTRMIACTGSSGCAKALADTKADALHLARLLQADAQGPEVHLSGCPRTCAAAHTAPVTLLAVSPGHYDLYFREAGQPGFGRLHARTLSIDAAGALLRACPRSNTDD, encoded by the coding sequence CTGTCCAATACATTGCGTCCCTCGGGTTGTCCGGGGTTGCTGCGTATTGTCCAGGCGCTGGACGGCGGGATTTGCCGGATCAAATTGGTCGGCGGTGCAATCCGTGCCGAACAAGCGCTAGCCGTGGCGGACGCGGCCCAACGCTACGCCGGTGGGGTGATCGAGGCGACTAACCGCGCCAACTTGCAAATTCGGGGTATTGGCCCTGAACACGATGGCCTGATCGCGCACCTGCTGGCTGCGGGTCTCGGGCCGACTACCGCGGGTGGCGATGACGTACGCAACCTGATGCTCAGCCCCGGCGCCGGTATCGATCGCGAACTGTTGTTCGACACCCGCCCACTCGCGGAGCAGCTTCTCGCGACGTTACAGTCCCGCCCGCGCTTTCATGAGTTGTCGGCCAAGTTCGCCGTGCAATTGGATGGCGGCGAGGCGCTGGCGATGCTCGAACATCACCATGACCTGTGGCTGTCGGCCTATGAGGCTAAGGGTGAAGTGCTGCTGGCGTTCGGCCTGGCCGGCTGCCCCGGGCATGACCAGCCATTGGCGGCCGTGTCCCTGGCTCAAGGCTATGAGTTGGTGGTCGCGGTACTGGAATTGTTTATCGACCTGGCCCGGCCTGACCAGACCCGCATGCGCCATCTGTTGGCCGAGATGTCTGTGGATAATTTTATCGGGCGTCTGCACCTGTCGTTGCTGCCCGTCGAGGGTTATCGACGACGTGACAACCCGGCAACCCTGCGCCTGGGAACTTATCCACAGCGTCGGCCACATCAGTTCTACGTAGCAGCGCTCGCACCCTTGGGGCGCCTGGATTCGACGATGCTCCAAGGTGCCGCGCACTTGGCGATTGAGCAGGGCGCCGGCACGCTGCGTTTCACACCGTGGCAAGGCCTGTTGCTGCCCGACCTGACGGCGCAGAACGCCATCCGCGTCACCGAGGGCCTGGCCCGGCTGGGCTTTCTCTGCTCCGCCGACCAGGCGCTGACACGCATGATCGCCTGCACCGGCTCCAGCGGTTGCGCCAAGGCCTTGGCCGACACCAAGGCCGACGCCCTGCACCTGGCCCGGTTGCTCCAGGCTGATGCGCAAGGGCCCGAGGTGCATCTGTCCGGCTGCCCGCGCACCTGCGCTGCCGCTCACACCGCGCCTGTCACCTTGTTGGCAGTCAGTCCCGGGCATTACGACCTTTATTTTCGCGAAGCAGGCCAGCCGGGTTTCGGCCGCTTGCACGCACGCACTCTTTCTATTGACGCGGCGGGCGCTCTGTTGCGCGCCTGCCCACGGAGCAACACCGATGATTGA